Proteins from one Acidobacteriota bacterium genomic window:
- a CDS encoding alpha/beta hydrolase: MKQDPEPGDGAMPRAVIGLGRCRADEAARRIVNEGGMAARGTPMVDSTRRTILKTGAAATVLAATRAFAGQSAQDGAAMSFYENGPVRIRYEEAGSGFPLLVIAGGGLNSSIAGLATHPFNPLEEFGAENRVIAADLRNSNRGRSSGPLEIDRPWDSHTDDHLGVMDHLGIDKFMVLGFCIGGPFIWNLLRRAPDRVVAAVLTQPSAWSAEHPTLFYDNNMGSWGPDLVERRPEITMDMVDRFLTTMYLDNADFVFTVTRDFVRELQTPILILPDDIPAHPYDVAIEAAMLAPQSEVSMFPWKQPVERIPLAVRQIRSFLRAHRPDVR, from the coding sequence ATGAAACAAGACCCGGAGCCGGGCGATGGTGCCATGCCCCGTGCGGTGATAGGCTTGGGTCGCTGCAGGGCCGACGAGGCGGCCCGCCGCATCGTGAACGAGGGAGGGATGGCTGCGAGGGGGACACCAATGGTGGATTCGACCAGACGCACGATACTCAAGACGGGCGCGGCGGCGACGGTCCTGGCCGCCACGCGGGCGTTCGCCGGGCAGAGCGCCCAGGACGGAGCGGCCATGTCGTTCTACGAGAACGGTCCCGTGCGCATTCGTTACGAGGAGGCCGGCTCCGGCTTCCCGCTGCTGGTCATCGCCGGCGGGGGACTCAACTCGTCGATTGCCGGTCTGGCCACGCATCCCTTCAACCCGCTGGAGGAGTTCGGGGCCGAGAACCGCGTCATCGCGGCGGACCTGCGCAACAGCAATCGCGGCCGGTCTTCCGGTCCGCTGGAGATCGACAGGCCCTGGGATTCGCATACCGACGACCACCTCGGCGTGATGGATCACCTGGGCATCGACAAGTTCATGGTGCTCGGCTTCTGCATCGGCGGCCCCTTCATCTGGAACCTGCTGCGGCGGGCTCCGGATCGCGTCGTCGCCGCCGTGCTGACGCAGCCGAGCGCGTGGAGCGCGGAGCACCCCACGCTGTTCTACGACAACAACATGGGGAGTTGGGGCCCGGATCTGGTCGAGCGCCGGCCCGAGATCACGATGGACATGGTCGACCGGTTCCTGACCACGATGTACCTCGACAATGCGGACTTCGTCTTCACCGTGACGCGAGACTTCGTGCGCGAGCTGCAGACGCCGATTCTGATCCTGCCGGACGACATCCCGGCGCATCCGTACGATGTCGCCATCGAGGCCGCGATGCTCGCGCCGCAGTCCGAGGTGAGCATGTTCCCGTGGAAACAGCCCGTGGAACGGATTCCGCTGGCGGTGCGCCAGATACGGTCCTTCCTCCGGGCGCATCGACCGGATGTTCGATGA
- a CDS encoding PQQ-dependent dehydrogenase, methanol/ethanol family has translation MSLSTNRRGRMPIRFLSLLCVLAVPAAAVAQDGSAGDGSQWVMPNANYAGWNYSPLDQINVDNVEQLTMAWTMQLGVHDSYEASPLVIGDTMYIVTPEPNYVYALDLARDGFIKWEFRPEIDDPELTRRSACCGAQTRGLGYADGRIYFVTLDGQVHALDAETGEQIWQAENANIGIGETVPGMPLVVGDKVIVGVAGGERGVRGHVTAYNVDDGRFRWRYYSMGPNNEVGIGSRFAPFYPDDRVPNPALDTWSGDSWRRGGGAVWGWFTYDAELNLFYYGTSNCGPWNPDYRREWGVVELDEDGGLTGYRNNYCASILARDVDSGELVWAYNMTPQDQWDLDEPNVNLLIDLEINGETRKALVRPARNGYFYVFDRATGQMLLEPWMFVYNDIFDGINMETGRPRYDMTKMMFTDLDDRQRYVPDAENVAIGWCPGIAARNWQNDAYSPRTGLVYTPTSNSCDQLRMVEGEYVPGNDYTLRERGGRAPDPPNAEVVNELQANDPVAGETVWRIQFTTANNAPVMATGGDLLFQGGPNEGVVRAIDARSGDIVWSFQTGTGFRNSPITYLGPDGRQYVAIIGSQRAGSVQVTGDTEPDAPDRFRRAGSALYVFALPPARD, from the coding sequence ATGAGTCTGTCTACCAACCGGCGCGGCCGGATGCCCATTCGGTTCCTGTCGCTGCTGTGCGTTCTCGCCGTACCCGCGGCTGCGGTGGCCCAGGACGGCTCGGCGGGCGACGGGTCGCAATGGGTCATGCCGAACGCCAACTACGCGGGCTGGAACTACAGCCCGCTGGATCAGATCAACGTCGACAACGTCGAGCAGCTCACCATGGCGTGGACGATGCAGCTCGGCGTCCATGATTCGTACGAAGCCTCGCCGCTCGTCATCGGCGACACGATGTACATCGTCACGCCGGAGCCGAACTACGTCTACGCGCTCGACCTCGCCCGGGACGGCTTCATCAAGTGGGAGTTCCGGCCCGAGATCGACGATCCGGAGCTGACACGGAGAAGCGCCTGCTGCGGCGCGCAGACCCGCGGCCTGGGCTATGCCGACGGCCGGATCTACTTCGTCACCCTCGACGGACAGGTGCACGCGCTCGACGCGGAGACCGGAGAGCAGATCTGGCAGGCCGAGAACGCGAACATCGGGATCGGGGAAACGGTCCCCGGCATGCCGCTGGTGGTCGGCGACAAGGTCATCGTCGGCGTGGCCGGCGGCGAGCGCGGCGTCCGCGGCCACGTCACCGCCTACAACGTCGACGACGGCCGGTTCCGGTGGCGGTACTACAGCATGGGTCCGAACAACGAAGTGGGCATCGGGTCGCGCTTCGCCCCCTTCTATCCGGACGACCGGGTCCCCAACCCGGCGCTCGACACCTGGTCCGGCGACTCGTGGCGGCGCGGCGGCGGCGCCGTCTGGGGCTGGTTCACGTACGACGCGGAGTTGAATCTCTTCTACTACGGCACGAGCAACTGCGGCCCGTGGAATCCGGACTACCGCCGGGAGTGGGGCGTGGTCGAGCTGGACGAGGACGGGGGCCTGACCGGCTACCGGAACAACTACTGCGCGTCGATCCTGGCCCGCGACGTCGACAGCGGAGAGCTCGTCTGGGCCTACAACATGACCCCGCAGGATCAGTGGGACCTGGACGAGCCCAACGTGAACCTGCTCATCGACCTCGAGATCAACGGCGAGACGCGCAAGGCGCTGGTCCGCCCGGCGCGCAACGGCTACTTCTACGTGTTCGATCGCGCGACGGGACAGATGCTGCTCGAGCCCTGGATGTTCGTCTACAACGACATCTTCGACGGCATCAACATGGAGACCGGCCGCCCGCGCTACGACATGACGAAGATGATGTTCACCGACCTCGATGATCGACAGCGGTACGTGCCGGACGCCGAGAACGTCGCCATCGGCTGGTGTCCCGGCATCGCCGCCCGGAACTGGCAGAACGACGCGTACTCCCCGCGCACCGGACTCGTGTACACCCCGACCTCGAACTCCTGCGATCAACTGAGGATGGTCGAAGGCGAGTACGTGCCCGGGAACGACTACACGCTCCGTGAACGCGGCGGCCGCGCCCCGGACCCGCCCAATGCGGAGGTCGTCAACGAGCTGCAGGCCAACGATCCGGTGGCGGGCGAAACCGTCTGGCGGATCCAGTTCACGACCGCCAACAACGCGCCGGTCATGGCCACCGGCGGGGACCTGCTCTTCCAGGGCGGCCCGAACGAAGGCGTGGTGCGCGCGATCGATGCCCGGTCCGGCGACATCGTCTGGTCGTTCCAGACCGGCACCGGCTTCCGGAACTCGCCGATCACCTACCTCGGGCCGGACGGCCGGCAGTACGTCGCCATCATCGGCAGCCAGCGCGCGGGGAGCGTGCAGGTCACCGGCGATACGGAGCCGGATGCGCCCGACCGCTTCCGGCGGGCCGGCAGCGCGCTCTACGTGTTCGCGCTCCCGCCGGCGCGCGACTGA
- a CDS encoding molybdopterin-dependent oxidoreductase yields MHGEPQAAKERPMAAKRPDRREFLRGGAALAGGLTVGAVKPAFGQAPEPERYIRGDADMNMVAYGERSRFETSVRIPHPPGGRHSPDAFGLVFHVAAPLQDSVGVITPSSLHFVGTTRGSLMPEIDPKEHRLMIHGMVERPLIFTMDDLRRLPSVTRLHFVECAGNRARNTHKTVQESHGMTSCAEWTGVLLSTLLKEAGVKDGASWVVAEGTENVKGASSFPLAKAMDDCIVAYGMNGEAVRPQNGYPLRLLIPGFEGIFNTKYLRRIKVVDRYYMNYNDYGHLRRDSVRAALGYQIGPKSVITRPSGGQQLAGPGFYEVSGLAWSGGGAISRVEVSTDAGRSWNEAEIQGTAHRMAHTRFRLNWNWDGQETAIMSRCTDEVGQMQPSPSQVAEHFEGAPDPTYSVPGLDNTIQPWRVAADGSVHNGRA; encoded by the coding sequence ATGCACGGAGAACCTCAGGCTGCGAAGGAGAGACCCATGGCTGCGAAACGACCTGATCGACGGGAATTCCTGCGAGGCGGCGCCGCGTTGGCGGGTGGCCTGACCGTGGGCGCGGTGAAGCCGGCCTTTGGCCAGGCGCCGGAGCCGGAAAGGTACATCCGGGGCGACGCGGACATGAACATGGTCGCCTATGGCGAGCGCTCCCGCTTCGAGACCTCGGTTCGCATACCGCACCCGCCGGGCGGCAGGCACTCGCCCGATGCGTTCGGGCTCGTGTTCCACGTGGCGGCACCGCTCCAGGATTCGGTGGGCGTGATCACGCCGTCCTCGCTCCACTTCGTGGGGACCACCCGCGGCTCCCTCATGCCCGAGATCGATCCCAAAGAGCATCGCCTGATGATCCACGGCATGGTGGAGCGTCCGCTGATCTTCACCATGGACGACCTGAGGCGCCTCCCGTCGGTGACCCGCCTGCACTTCGTCGAGTGCGCCGGGAACCGGGCGAGAAACACGCACAAGACCGTGCAGGAATCGCACGGGATGACCAGTTGCGCCGAGTGGACCGGCGTGCTCCTGTCCACGCTGCTCAAGGAAGCCGGCGTGAAGGACGGGGCCTCCTGGGTCGTCGCGGAAGGAACGGAGAACGTGAAGGGCGCGTCGAGCTTCCCGCTGGCCAAGGCCATGGACGACTGCATCGTCGCCTACGGCATGAACGGCGAGGCGGTGCGTCCGCAGAACGGATACCCGTTGCGTCTGCTGATCCCCGGCTTCGAGGGCATCTTCAACACGAAGTACCTCCGGCGCATCAAGGTGGTCGACCGCTACTACATGAACTACAACGATTACGGGCACCTGCGCCGCGATTCCGTGCGGGCGGCGCTGGGCTACCAGATCGGACCCAAGTCGGTCATCACGCGTCCTTCCGGGGGACAGCAGCTCGCCGGCCCCGGATTCTACGAAGTCTCCGGCCTGGCCTGGTCCGGCGGGGGCGCCATCAGCCGCGTTGAGGTGTCCACCGACGCCGGCCGGAGCTGGAACGAGGCCGAGATTCAGGGAACGGCGCACCGCATGGCCCACACCCGGTTCCGCCTCAACTGGAACTGGGACGGACAGGAGACCGCGATCATGTCGCGCTGCACGGACGAGGTGGGCCAGATGCAGCCGTCGCCGTCCCAGGTCGCCGAGCACTTCGAAGGGGCCCCGGACCCGACCTACAGCGTGCCGGGCCTCGACAACACGATCCAGCCGTGGCGGGTCGCCGCCGACGGGAGCGTGCACAATGGGCGCGCTTAG
- a CDS encoding lactonase family protein, giving the protein MRPTASGGPAARSTCSRSRRRATEARSPWRTPLECSGVLATGFHFTGVSSREAPRGEGTSRGGAGDAHMLGRRRFNTLLAGTAGWVVAGPLGTAAAQSQPRGAVYASLGARLYRIRRDGDSLVRDPRPLVLPAQVQEGWQHPSGRYFYIASSDQRTSTARVRHHYLNAFRVDSSGDLQPFGGSVELPHRPIFITVDQRGEYVLSAYSFPSSLSVHRLNADGSIGDMVEQQASLDAGFYAHAVYVMPSNRAVLLPVRGNEPEPGIHTEDPGGLFLYGFDKGQLTNKQTVAPNGGLAYRARHADFHPSGRWVYVDLETQNLLHTYAIRADDTLSDEPLFVSTTLAAPEAYRGGQTTSSIRMHPTNGRTLYVANRGRGTETFRGEVVANGTENTISVFDVDADTGEPALVQTIDTHSIAVRTMAFQPDGRSMVAASPEPGQVRAEGRLETVPAMLTLYDIDADGRLAFRSILPVDTRGESMFWSGIVRY; this is encoded by the coding sequence ATGCGCCCGACCGCTTCCGGCGGGCCGGCAGCGCGCTCTACGTGTTCGCGCTCCCGCCGGCGCGCGACTGAGGCCAGGAGCCCGTGGCGAACGCCGCTCGAATGCAGCGGGGTTCTTGCCACGGGCTTCCATTTCACTGGCGTATCCTCACGGGAGGCGCCTCGCGGGGAGGGCACCTCCCGGGGAGGCGCGGGAGATGCCCACATGCTAGGTCGCCGTCGATTCAACACGCTGCTGGCGGGGACGGCCGGGTGGGTCGTCGCGGGCCCGCTCGGCACGGCCGCCGCGCAGTCGCAACCGCGCGGGGCCGTCTACGCCAGCCTGGGCGCCCGGCTCTACCGGATTCGCCGCGACGGCGATTCCCTGGTCCGGGATCCGCGCCCGCTGGTCCTTCCCGCGCAGGTGCAGGAGGGGTGGCAGCATCCGTCGGGCCGATATTTCTACATCGCCAGCAGCGACCAGCGCACGTCGACCGCCCGGGTGCGGCATCACTACCTGAATGCCTTCCGGGTGGATTCGTCGGGCGATCTCCAACCGTTCGGCGGGTCCGTGGAACTGCCGCACCGGCCCATCTTCATCACCGTCGACCAGCGCGGCGAGTACGTGCTGTCGGCATACAGCTTCCCGAGCTCCCTTTCGGTGCACCGGCTGAACGCCGACGGGTCGATCGGCGACATGGTCGAGCAGCAGGCGAGCCTGGACGCGGGCTTCTACGCGCACGCCGTGTACGTCATGCCCTCGAACCGCGCGGTCCTGCTGCCGGTGCGCGGCAACGAACCAGAGCCCGGCATCCACACCGAGGATCCGGGCGGCCTCTTCCTGTACGGCTTCGACAAGGGCCAGTTGACGAACAAGCAGACGGTGGCGCCCAACGGCGGACTGGCGTACCGCGCGCGGCACGCCGACTTCCATCCGTCGGGCCGCTGGGTATACGTCGATCTGGAGACCCAGAACCTGCTGCACACCTACGCCATCCGCGCGGACGACACGCTGTCGGACGAGCCCCTGTTCGTCAGCACGACGCTGGCCGCGCCGGAGGCGTACCGCGGCGGGCAGACCACGTCGTCCATCCGCATGCATCCGACCAACGGCCGCACGCTGTACGTGGCGAACCGGGGCCGCGGAACGGAGACCTTCCGGGGCGAGGTGGTGGCGAACGGCACGGAGAACACGATTTCGGTGTTCGATGTCGATGCCGATACCGGCGAGCCCGCCCTGGTGCAGACCATCGACACGCACAGCATCGCCGTCAGGACGATGGCGTTTCAGCCGGACGGCCGGTCGATGGTCGCCGCGAGCCCGGAGCCGGGACAGGTCCGCGCCGAGGGACGCCTGGAGACCGTGCCGGCCATGCTGACGCTGTACGACATCGACGCCGACGGCCGGCTGGCGTTCCGGTCCATCCTGCCGGTCGACACGCGGGGCGAGTCGATGTTCTGGTCCGGAATCGTCCGCTATTGA
- a CDS encoding cytochrome c encodes MGALSRLLPLAMVMLLGGSALAQGPTYGLGRTPAPEELRAWDISVGPTGDELPPGSGTAAEGARIYRIRCAGCHGRNLEGGREPRRAPRLVKTEPGRDVDPWDAGRILPYRSPYATTVWDYINRGMPLYQEGSLTADQVYALTAFLLYRNDVIEEDLVIDAESLPQVEMPNRDGWAPLPEWKPLSPRLPGYPF; translated from the coding sequence ATGGGCGCGCTTAGCCGGCTCCTGCCATTGGCGATGGTGATGCTCCTGGGCGGCTCCGCGCTGGCGCAGGGACCCACCTACGGCCTGGGACGGACCCCCGCCCCGGAAGAGCTCCGTGCCTGGGACATCTCCGTCGGCCCCACGGGGGATGAGCTCCCGCCGGGCAGCGGCACCGCCGCGGAAGGGGCCCGCATCTATCGGATCCGGTGCGCGGGATGCCACGGCAGGAATCTGGAAGGCGGCCGGGAGCCCCGGCGCGCTCCCCGGCTGGTGAAGACCGAGCCGGGTCGGGACGTCGACCCCTGGGACGCGGGGCGCATACTGCCCTACCGCTCGCCGTACGCGACGACGGTATGGGACTACATCAATCGCGGCATGCCGCTCTACCAGGAGGGGTCGCTGACCGCCGACCAGGTCTACGCGCTGACGGCGTTCCTGCTGTACCGGAACGACGTCATCGAGGAGGACCTGGTCATCGACGCCGAGAGTCTGCCGCAGGTCGAGATGCCGAATCGCGACGGATGGGCGCCGCTGCCGGAGTGGAAGCCCCTGTCGCCGAGGCTGCCGGGTTACCCGTTTTAG